In one window of Pseudodesulfovibrio sediminis DNA:
- the gpt gene encoding xanthine phosphoribosyltransferase, giving the protein MGNKSRYKKMFPVSWEQLHRDCRALSWRLMEMGPWKGILAITRGGLVPAAIIARELDVHVIDTICLSSYDWLEQGDANILKQVDMDGEGWLLIDDLVDTGKTAKIAQDMVPKAHFATVYAKPEGRPMVETFITEVSQDTWILFPWDAGSQFVEPIAKVSDE; this is encoded by the coding sequence ATGGGCAACAAAAGCAGATATAAGAAGATGTTTCCGGTTTCCTGGGAACAATTGCATCGAGATTGTCGTGCATTGTCATGGCGTTTAATGGAAATGGGCCCGTGGAAAGGCATTCTGGCCATTACACGCGGTGGTCTGGTTCCGGCTGCTATCATTGCCCGTGAGTTGGATGTTCATGTCATTGATACCATATGTCTTTCTTCCTACGATTGGTTGGAACAGGGGGACGCCAATATTCTGAAACAGGTTGATATGGACGGGGAAGGCTGGTTGCTCATCGATGATCTGGTAGACACTGGCAAGACCGCTAAAATCGCTCAGGACATGGTCCCCAAGGCGCATTTTGCCACCGTATACGCCAAGCCGGAAGGGCGTCCCATGGTCGAAACGTTTATTACCGAAGTGAGCCAGGATACATGGATATTGTTTCCGTGGGATGCCGGATCACAATTCGTGGAACCGATTGCCAAGGTTTCTGACGAATAA
- a CDS encoding ABC transporter permease, translating to MLKIRKRNEPWKWGALVVFLGALLFSLLVSALLLEGQGKDALHGLMVLWDGSFGHLWALEGVLLKSIPLFLCSLGVAVAFRMQIWNIGAEGQFALGAIGATWMALSFPDLPGFILLPLMFIMAFVFGGLWALIPAFLKLKLRVNEIISTLMLNYIAILLIDYLVFGVWKDPSSFGFPMTPEFTAGAIVPSIGDSRVHWGLLFCAAVGIGLWAFMRFTRLGFELQASGEGARVAKYAKIRYGMLVMLVMSMSGGFAGWAGCVETSAVVNRLQPSLMVGYGYTAIVVAWLARLEPLNIAFASFLLAALRVGVENMQLELQIPAAFGVIMEGIILLTVLAGQFFLTYKLERKLKQD from the coding sequence GTGCTCAAGATTCGAAAACGAAATGAACCCTGGAAGTGGGGCGCCCTGGTAGTATTCCTGGGCGCCCTGCTCTTTTCCCTTTTGGTGAGCGCATTGCTGCTGGAAGGGCAGGGCAAGGACGCTCTCCACGGACTCATGGTTCTGTGGGACGGCAGTTTTGGTCACCTGTGGGCGCTGGAAGGCGTTCTCCTCAAATCCATCCCGTTATTTCTCTGTTCGCTTGGGGTGGCTGTTGCTTTTCGCATGCAGATCTGGAACATCGGCGCTGAAGGACAATTTGCGCTGGGAGCCATCGGAGCTACATGGATGGCGCTTTCATTCCCGGATTTGCCCGGCTTCATTTTATTGCCCCTCATGTTCATCATGGCCTTTGTATTCGGTGGGCTCTGGGCGCTTATTCCCGCATTTCTCAAGCTCAAGTTGCGCGTCAATGAGATTATCTCGACATTGATGCTGAACTATATCGCCATTCTTCTGATTGACTACCTCGTGTTTGGCGTATGGAAAGACCCGTCCAGCTTCGGCTTTCCCATGACGCCCGAATTTACTGCCGGTGCCATTGTCCCGTCCATTGGTGACAGTCGGGTCCATTGGGGGCTGCTTTTCTGTGCCGCAGTGGGCATAGGGCTCTGGGCATTCATGCGCTTTACTCGTCTCGGTTTTGAACTCCAGGCCAGCGGAGAAGGTGCTCGGGTGGCCAAGTATGCCAAGATTCGTTACGGCATGCTCGTCATGTTGGTCATGAGCATGTCCGGCGGCTTTGCCGGATGGGCGGGGTGTGTTGAGACCTCTGCCGTTGTCAATCGCCTCCAGCCCAGTCTCATGGTCGGGTATGGATATACGGCTATTGTCGTGGCGTGGTTGGCTCGATTGGAACCGCTTAACATTGCTTTTGCTTCTTTTCTTCTCGCTGCACTGCGTGTGGGCGTTGAAAACATGCAGCTTGAATTGCAGATTCCCGCAGCATTTGGCGTGATTATGGAAGGTATCATTTTGCTCACAGTCCTGGCTGGGCAGTTCTTCCTGACATATAAGTTAGAACGAAAACTCAAGCAGGATTAA
- a CDS encoding acyl-CoA thioesterase, translated as MAANKDFPTPDCWYSHFISYGETDAMGVVYHAEYLHLFERARSKFIRESGMSYREAEERGIMLPVREANCRYRTPIVYDQEIFVHVGIEKWGRASVNFIYEIMNRDKTVLHATGMTGHACTDKSGKPVRIPDWLKEMFE; from the coding sequence ATGGCTGCTAACAAGGACTTTCCAACACCGGACTGTTGGTATTCCCATTTCATATCCTATGGTGAGACAGATGCCATGGGCGTTGTCTACCATGCGGAGTATCTCCACCTTTTTGAACGCGCACGCAGTAAATTCATTCGTGAAAGCGGTATGAGCTACCGTGAAGCCGAAGAACGGGGCATCATGTTGCCCGTTCGTGAGGCAAACTGCCGCTATCGCACACCGATTGTGTATGATCAGGAAATATTCGTTCATGTTGGCATAGAGAAATGGGGCCGGGCTTCCGTCAATTTCATCTACGAAATCATGAACAGAGACAAGACCGTTCTCCATGCCACGGGCATGACAGGCCATGCCTGCACGGATAAATCTGGAAAACCGGTTCGCATTCCAGATTGGCTCAAAGAAATGTTTGAATAA
- a CDS encoding amidohydrolase family protein translates to MRIDVHTHAFHPKIAPKVLTQLEGHYGISPVGTGIADDLVAKLDKAGLDKGVVLTAATSPGQVIPANNWAIELKENNPRFIPFGTLHPGFTQNEAELDRLERNGIKGLKFHPDFQGYRMDDKALYEVMEMVQDRFICLFHVGDTLTPEENPSCPKKMAALRKAFPKPPMIAAHMGGYRHWEYALKHLTDLDVYVDCSSMLDFVDDTLLKRLFSSYSQERILFGSDYPLFDAETELKQLSTRLAFSDSQIEDLVNRAGDLFD, encoded by the coding sequence ATGCGAATCGACGTTCATACTCACGCTTTTCATCCGAAGATCGCTCCCAAAGTACTGACCCAACTTGAAGGCCACTACGGCATCTCTCCGGTAGGAACCGGCATAGCCGATGACCTCGTTGCAAAACTGGATAAGGCCGGACTGGACAAGGGAGTCGTTCTGACTGCTGCGACCTCTCCGGGACAGGTTATTCCGGCCAACAACTGGGCCATAGAACTCAAGGAAAACAATCCCCGATTCATTCCGTTTGGCACCCTCCACCCCGGTTTCACCCAGAATGAAGCAGAGCTGGACAGACTGGAACGAAACGGTATCAAGGGGCTAAAATTTCATCCAGATTTTCAGGGCTACCGCATGGATGACAAAGCCCTCTACGAGGTTATGGAGATGGTACAGGATCGGTTCATCTGCCTGTTCCATGTGGGAGACACCCTGACACCCGAGGAAAACCCCTCCTGCCCCAAAAAAATGGCTGCTCTCCGCAAGGCTTTTCCCAAGCCACCGATGATCGCGGCCCACATGGGCGGTTATCGCCACTGGGAGTATGCACTCAAACACCTGACAGACCTTGATGTGTATGTCGACTGTTCCAGCATGCTGGATTTCGTGGATGACACTCTGCTCAAAAGACTTTTCTCCTCCTATTCACAGGAGCGTATACTCTTTGGCAGTGACTATCCTCTCTTTGATGCAGAAACGGAACTCAAACAACTTTCTACTCGCCTTGCCTTCAGTGATTCTCAAATTGAGGATCTTGTCAATCGGGCTGGGGACCTATTCGACTAA
- a CDS encoding ABC transporter permease, with product MWEFLIPLFAATVQSGTPVLYATLGEMMTEKGGVINLGVEGMMSIAALAAYWVSLTTGSPWLGFMAGGVAGMLFGALHAFVCVSCLGNQVVSGLALTIFGVGLTHFLGVPFVGLPAPGFNPFDFPLLSQIPVLGEIFFKHDMLVYVSFIIPILFWFFYKRTSLGTHMEATGEMPAAVAAAGLKPIRLRYLSVICGGFLIGLGGAYLSLAYTHLWTNGLSGGRGWIAVALVIFAFWRPGRAVVGAYLFGGVMAFQLRLQAVGTNLPSSLLLMLPYLLTILVLILSAWRGQRIDAPAALGTNIEPEG from the coding sequence ATGTGGGAATTCTTGATACCGCTGTTCGCGGCCACTGTGCAGTCTGGAACACCTGTCCTCTATGCCACGTTGGGTGAGATGATGACCGAGAAGGGCGGGGTGATCAATCTCGGCGTGGAAGGCATGATGTCAATCGCCGCATTGGCCGCCTACTGGGTGAGCCTGACGACCGGGTCGCCTTGGCTCGGCTTCATGGCCGGGGGCGTTGCCGGCATGTTGTTTGGTGCCTTGCACGCATTCGTTTGCGTATCCTGCTTGGGCAATCAGGTGGTATCCGGCTTGGCGTTGACCATCTTTGGTGTCGGCCTGACCCATTTTCTTGGTGTCCCTTTTGTGGGACTGCCCGCGCCCGGGTTCAACCCATTCGATTTTCCCTTGCTGTCTCAGATTCCTGTATTGGGTGAGATATTTTTCAAGCATGATATGCTGGTATATGTTTCCTTCATCATTCCCATTCTTTTCTGGTTTTTTTACAAGCGCACCAGCCTTGGAACTCACATGGAAGCGACCGGCGAGATGCCTGCCGCAGTCGCTGCTGCTGGTTTGAAGCCGATTCGGTTACGGTATCTTTCCGTCATTTGCGGTGGATTTCTTATCGGGCTTGGAGGCGCATATCTTTCTTTGGCCTACACGCATCTGTGGACCAATGGGCTGTCCGGTGGGCGCGGATGGATAGCCGTGGCACTGGTCATCTTCGCCTTTTGGCGTCCAGGCAGGGCCGTGGTCGGCGCGTACCTTTTCGGAGGCGTCATGGCATTTCAGCTTCGATTGCAGGCTGTGGGGACCAACCTGCCATCCTCTCTGTTGCTTATGCTTCCTTATCTGCTGACCATCTTGGTGCTGATTCTGTCCGCATGGCGTGGGCAGCGTATCGACGCACCAGCGGCGCTCGGCACCAATATCGAGCCGGAGGGGTAG
- a CDS encoding YgdI/YgdR family lipoprotein — MKKLLTLVVCMVLTWSLAACAHKNYMITTTSGDRFVSMGAPDYDVVTRNYTFTDTQGKTRRLNKNEIETIQARN, encoded by the coding sequence ATGAAAAAACTGCTTACTCTTGTTGTCTGCATGGTACTGACATGGTCACTCGCTGCATGCGCGCACAAGAACTACATGATCACAACAACATCAGGAGATCGCTTTGTCTCCATGGGTGCACCAGATTATGATGTTGTCACTCGAAACTACACCTTCACAGATACACAAGGCAAAACACGACGCCTCAACAAAAATGAAATTGAGACTATACAAGCTCGAAATTAG
- a CDS encoding BMP family ABC transporter substrate-binding protein, with amino-acid sequence MKKLLKLFSVSAACMALLFLFACAEAPEEKKAEEPAKVDEAAAPAEAPKTVKAGFVYVSPVGDAGFSYAHDQGRAAVEALDYASTSFVESVPEGADSERVIRNMARKGFDVIFTTSFGYMDPTIKVSKEFPEVSFMHCSGFKKSANVSNYFGRIYQARYLTGLVAGAMTKTNKLGYVAAFPIPEVIRGINAYTLGVQAMNPDAEVRVVWTKTWYDPALEKDAAKSLLDAGCDVIAQHQDSPAAQEAAEEAGVYSVGYNSDMSSFAPKAHLTSAVWNWGPEYVKVVEAVRNGTWKGDESLWWSMQDDVVDIAPMGPMVPEDVKNTVNAKRDELKAGTDTIFTGPIMNQAGEEVVAKGATIADGDLLGMNWFVKGVVGTVK; translated from the coding sequence ATGAAAAAGCTATTGAAACTGTTTAGTGTCTCTGCCGCCTGTATGGCGCTCCTGTTCCTTTTCGCTTGTGCCGAAGCTCCTGAGGAGAAGAAAGCCGAAGAGCCTGCAAAAGTGGATGAAGCCGCTGCTCCTGCTGAGGCTCCCAAGACCGTCAAGGCCGGTTTTGTATATGTTTCTCCTGTGGGGGATGCAGGTTTCTCCTACGCGCATGATCAAGGCCGTGCGGCTGTAGAAGCTTTGGATTACGCCTCCACATCCTTTGTTGAGTCCGTGCCTGAAGGTGCCGATTCCGAGCGCGTTATCCGCAACATGGCCCGTAAAGGCTTTGACGTGATTTTCACTACCAGCTTTGGCTACATGGACCCCACAATCAAGGTCAGCAAGGAGTTCCCTGAAGTCAGCTTCATGCATTGTTCCGGATTCAAGAAGTCCGCCAATGTCTCCAACTACTTCGGTCGCATTTATCAGGCTCGTTACCTGACTGGTCTGGTGGCCGGTGCCATGACCAAGACCAACAAGCTCGGCTATGTTGCTGCGTTCCCGATTCCTGAAGTCATCCGCGGTATCAATGCCTACACCCTGGGTGTGCAGGCCATGAACCCCGACGCCGAAGTCCGGGTTGTCTGGACCAAGACCTGGTACGACCCTGCGCTGGAAAAAGACGCGGCCAAGTCCCTGCTGGATGCCGGTTGTGACGTTATCGCTCAGCACCAGGATTCTCCCGCAGCTCAGGAAGCCGCTGAAGAGGCCGGTGTTTACTCCGTTGGATACAACTCCGACATGTCCTCTTTCGCTCCCAAGGCGCATCTGACCTCCGCCGTTTGGAACTGGGGTCCTGAATACGTCAAGGTCGTTGAGGCCGTTCGTAATGGCACCTGGAAGGGCGATGAGTCTCTGTGGTGGTCCATGCAGGACGATGTTGTTGATATCGCTCCCATGGGTCCCATGGTCCCTGAGGATGTGAAGAACACCGTTAACGCCAAGCGTGATGAGCTCAAGGCCGGCACCGACACCATTTTCACCGGTCCGATCATGAATCAGGCTGGCGAAGAAGTCGTTGCCAAAGGCGCAACCATCGCAGATGGCGACCTGCTCGGCATGAACTGGTTCGTCAAGGGTGTTGTCGGCACCGTTAAATAG
- a CDS encoding cofactor-independent phosphoglycerate mutase, whose amino-acid sequence MKLLYLIGDGMGGWPLEELGGKTTMEAAHTPNMDELARTGLVGRAQTVPEGMQPGSDVANMSLLGFDPATYHTGRGPIEAAAQGLDLEPDDLVWRLNLVTVSKLTIDGFMRDYSSGHIATDVSRPLVEALQEKLGNDMYTFYPGIQYRHLLVQKEGALSDDAKLAINPPHDITDKPIKLDLRTISKSPFLWDLLFEAQELLEDRTVNNSRANSIWPWGQGRPLSLPNFKETFGVEGAVISAVDLIKGLGHASGMEVIDVEGATGLLDTNYQGKVNAALTFLKEHDFVFVHLEGPDECGHGGNAEEKVEAINRFDAQVVGPLREALKEEDTAWIVTCDHFTPIVERTHTMDAVPFLLNGPNCEPSDVSEFSEKSADSTGLKLDKGHELLAFALEKFGMK is encoded by the coding sequence ATGAAATTACTTTACCTTATTGGTGATGGTATGGGTGGCTGGCCACTGGAAGAGCTTGGCGGCAAAACAACCATGGAGGCGGCACATACGCCCAATATGGATGAACTCGCCAGGACCGGTCTTGTTGGTCGCGCCCAGACCGTACCAGAAGGCATGCAGCCGGGCTCGGATGTGGCCAACATGTCCCTGCTCGGCTTTGATCCTGCCACCTACCACACTGGCCGTGGCCCTATTGAAGCCGCAGCGCAAGGCCTTGATTTGGAACCGGACGACCTGGTCTGGCGTCTGAATCTGGTCACTGTGTCGAAGCTGACCATTGACGGATTCATGCGAGACTATTCATCCGGGCACATTGCGACTGATGTTTCCAGACCATTGGTGGAAGCGTTGCAGGAAAAACTTGGCAATGACATGTATACCTTCTATCCCGGTATTCAGTATCGTCACCTGCTGGTGCAGAAGGAAGGAGCGTTGTCCGATGACGCGAAGCTGGCTATCAACCCTCCTCACGATATCACGGACAAACCCATAAAACTGGACCTGCGCACCATCTCCAAAAGCCCGTTCCTGTGGGACCTTCTCTTTGAGGCTCAGGAACTGCTTGAAGACCGCACCGTCAACAACTCCAGAGCAAACTCCATTTGGCCATGGGGACAAGGACGTCCGCTCAGCCTGCCGAACTTCAAGGAAACGTTCGGAGTTGAAGGAGCTGTCATCTCCGCCGTGGATCTTATCAAGGGCCTGGGACATGCATCCGGCATGGAAGTCATTGATGTCGAAGGAGCAACCGGCCTGCTGGACACCAACTATCAAGGAAAGGTGAACGCAGCACTGACCTTCCTCAAAGAGCATGATTTCGTTTTCGTCCACCTTGAGGGGCCTGATGAATGCGGCCACGGCGGCAATGCAGAGGAAAAGGTTGAAGCCATCAACCGGTTCGACGCACAAGTGGTTGGTCCACTGCGTGAAGCCCTCAAAGAGGAGGACACAGCATGGATAGTTACCTGCGACCATTTCACTCCCATTGTTGAACGAACCCACACAATGGACGCCGTACCCTTTCTCTTGAACGGTCCCAACTGCGAGCCTTCCGACGTTTCTGAATTCAGCGAAAAGTCAGCTGATTCAACGGGCTTGAAACTCGATAAGGGGCATGAGCTACTTGCCTTTGCACTCGAAAAATTCGGAATGAAATAA
- a CDS encoding dihydrolipoyl dehydrogenase family protein, giving the protein MAKYEYDIGVIGGGAAGLTVAAGAAQLGVKTVLLEKTPTLGGDCLHTGCVPSKTLIKTASVYHNMKYAEQYGLPGVELPPVDMAGVNRRIKEVIDAIQVHDSEERFCGLGVKVIFGEASFEDDHVVNCSGQRISAKFWVLATGSHPSAPPIPGLSDVKYLTNEDLFSLPALPGSLVVLGGGPIGCEMAQAFNRLGSDVRIIQRNTQLLSAEDPDMAQVIQQSLAAEGVHLDLGTATRSIRSVSGGVEVEYEQDGKAHVVQVETLLVAAGRSPSVESLKLENCGVEYDRKGVRTDDRLRTTRKHIFAAGDVLGRYRFTHAAGYEGGIVISNAVFRLPRKVDYTWLPWCTFTEPELASVGMNEKRAQEAGLEYTVWEESFSDNDRARAEGVIGGKVKLILNKKEKPLGVQIAGIHAGELIGEWVAATNGKVGLATLASAVHPYPTVGEINKRVAGKVLSPKLFSDKVRKTLGFLFDYKGRACTLD; this is encoded by the coding sequence GTGGCGAAGTATGAGTATGACATAGGTGTTATCGGAGGCGGAGCGGCAGGGCTTACTGTCGCTGCCGGAGCCGCACAGCTCGGTGTAAAGACAGTGCTTCTGGAAAAGACTCCGACGTTGGGTGGTGACTGTTTGCATACTGGATGTGTGCCGTCCAAGACGCTCATCAAGACCGCATCCGTCTATCACAACATGAAGTACGCCGAGCAGTACGGACTGCCTGGAGTGGAATTGCCGCCTGTGGATATGGCCGGTGTAAACAGGCGCATCAAAGAGGTTATTGATGCCATCCAGGTACACGACTCCGAAGAGCGATTCTGCGGCCTGGGTGTCAAAGTCATTTTTGGTGAGGCGAGCTTCGAAGATGACCATGTCGTGAATTGTTCCGGTCAACGGATTTCTGCAAAGTTCTGGGTGCTGGCCACTGGCTCGCATCCATCGGCTCCTCCCATTCCCGGCTTGTCTGATGTGAAGTATCTGACCAACGAGGATTTGTTTTCCCTCCCGGCATTACCCGGTTCATTGGTTGTGCTTGGTGGTGGCCCCATTGGCTGTGAAATGGCGCAGGCATTCAATCGATTGGGAAGTGATGTCCGCATCATTCAGCGTAACACGCAGCTTTTGTCTGCGGAAGATCCAGATATGGCCCAGGTCATTCAGCAGAGTCTTGCTGCGGAAGGGGTGCACCTTGATCTGGGGACTGCAACCAGGTCGATTCGTTCCGTTTCTGGAGGCGTTGAGGTTGAATATGAGCAGGACGGCAAAGCACATGTGGTTCAGGTCGAAACTCTCCTTGTGGCCGCAGGCCGTAGTCCGAGTGTAGAGAGTCTGAAGCTTGAAAATTGTGGCGTCGAATACGACCGCAAAGGGGTCAGGACCGATGATCGCCTGCGCACGACACGGAAACATATTTTTGCAGCCGGGGATGTTCTTGGCAGATATCGCTTTACGCATGCGGCCGGATATGAGGGAGGTATTGTCATATCCAATGCGGTGTTCCGCTTGCCGCGAAAGGTCGATTATACATGGCTGCCTTGGTGTACGTTTACCGAACCGGAGTTGGCCAGTGTTGGTATGAATGAAAAACGAGCGCAGGAGGCCGGGCTGGAATACACGGTCTGGGAAGAATCGTTCAGTGACAATGACCGTGCCCGGGCTGAGGGAGTGATTGGCGGCAAAGTCAAATTGATCCTTAATAAAAAAGAGAAGCCGCTTGGCGTGCAGATAGCAGGGATACACGCGGGAGAGCTGATTGGTGAGTGGGTAGCCGCGACAAACGGCAAGGTCGGGCTCGCGACTCTGGCGTCAGCGGTACATCCGTACCCAACGGTTGGCGAGATCAACAAACGGGTGGCGGGCAAGGTTTTATCGCCCAAACTTTTCTCCGACAAGGTTCGCAAAACGCTCGGATTCCTGTTCGATTACAAGGGGCGTGCCTGTACCCTTGATTAA
- a CDS encoding homoserine dehydrogenase, translating into MDVIKLGLGGFGTVGSGLAKILDMNAERIEKRLGKRIEIKAVLVRDLKKKRAFELGSDVTFTDDMNVLVNDPDIDIVVELMGGLETAKELMIKAFAAGKHVVTANKHLLAEHGLELFDVAAENSVGLMFEASCAGGIPIVQTLKENLAGDEIIKILGIMNGTANYILSEMTTKGMDFQAALADAQDLGYAEADPTFDIEGFDTAHKLCILIRMAYGVDYPLSEIPIQGITSVTPMDIEFAREFGYRVKLLAHVMNTDGKLEAGVHPALVPYTYLLARVGGNYNAVRLEGNAVGPIMLHGQGAGDLPTGSAVIADIMSLVRKMTDNCDKPDNTGFGNQPLELASILPPEESESKYYFRFTVADRTGVMAAITNTMAEHNISIAQAVQKGEAGAEGVPLVIISHETAARDAEAMIADVDAMDFTVEPCVKFRIL; encoded by the coding sequence ATGGATGTTATAAAACTCGGTCTTGGAGGATTCGGCACGGTCGGATCCGGCTTGGCCAAAATTCTCGACATGAATGCCGAGCGCATTGAAAAACGCCTTGGTAAACGTATAGAAATAAAGGCCGTCCTGGTACGCGACCTGAAGAAAAAACGAGCCTTCGAGTTAGGCTCCGATGTGACCTTTACTGATGATATGAATGTTCTGGTCAATGACCCTGACATTGATATCGTCGTCGAACTCATGGGCGGACTCGAAACCGCCAAAGAATTGATGATCAAGGCCTTTGCCGCCGGAAAACATGTAGTCACCGCCAACAAACACCTGTTGGCGGAGCATGGTCTGGAACTTTTTGACGTCGCTGCGGAAAACAGTGTCGGCCTCATGTTCGAGGCGAGCTGTGCTGGTGGAATCCCTATTGTCCAGACTCTCAAGGAGAATCTGGCCGGAGATGAAATCATCAAGATTCTCGGCATCATGAATGGCACGGCCAACTATATCCTGTCAGAAATGACCACCAAGGGCATGGATTTCCAGGCCGCCCTGGCCGATGCGCAGGACCTGGGCTATGCAGAAGCGGACCCGACCTTCGATATCGAAGGATTCGATACAGCCCACAAGCTCTGCATCCTTATCCGTATGGCGTACGGGGTCGACTATCCCCTGTCGGAAATTCCCATTCAGGGTATCACCTCCGTCACCCCCATGGATATCGAATTCGCCCGCGAATTCGGATACCGCGTCAAGCTGCTGGCGCATGTAATGAACACGGACGGCAAACTGGAAGCAGGTGTACACCCTGCTCTTGTGCCCTACACCTACCTGCTGGCGCGGGTTGGCGGCAACTACAACGCCGTGCGTCTGGAAGGCAATGCGGTGGGCCCCATCATGCTTCACGGTCAGGGAGCGGGCGACCTGCCTACGGGCAGCGCCGTGATCGCGGATATCATGAGCCTTGTGCGCAAGATGACAGACAACTGCGATAAGCCGGACAATACCGGTTTCGGCAACCAGCCTCTTGAGCTGGCCAGCATTCTGCCGCCCGAAGAATCGGAGTCCAAATACTATTTCCGTTTCACTGTGGCGGATCGTACCGGAGTAATGGCGGCCATCACCAACACCATGGCCGAGCACAATATATCCATTGCTCAAGCAGTACAAAAAGGCGAAGCCGGTGCCGAAGGCGTCCCTCTGGTCATCATCTCTCACGAGACCGCAGCCAGAGATGCAGAGGCAATGATTGCCGACGTGGACGCCATGGACTTCACGGTGGAACCCTGCGTGAAATTCCGTATTTTATAG
- a CDS encoding ABC transporter ATP-binding protein: protein MTELKFARPTPVRPLPEEATPVVSLKGLTKRFGTVVANDAITLDIYPGRIKALLGENGAGKSTMMSMLAGRYKPDEGHIEVNGQPVRFTSSKDAIAAGIGMVYQHFMLVDSMTVAQNVLLGQEGGFFINPKEMEKRVGELATRYSLDIDPGAYISDLSMGERQLVEILKLLYRESRILIFDEPTAVLTPDETARLFDALWNMTEQGKSIIFISHKLEEVIALADEIAILRRGRIEGELDPTTIESKADLASRMVGKEVLLEVDRQPAEIGELVLEVKSLTGLGLVDIDLEVRKGEVVALVGVAGNGQKNLVEAVTGLIKPPLDTVFIMGQPWRKFFDESTWNRSMCYIPEDRLGLATLPNQNLVDNLLLTTRKGFAKGWLLDKKRAARDTVDLIEKFDIRPGRIHALAWQLSGGNLQKAVLARELYREPKFIVAEQPTQGLDVSATEEVWTRLLEARGLAGVLLVTGDLNEALQLADRIAVIYRGQILGVLDTADPETIGKIGPLMAGLVE from the coding sequence ATGACGGAATTGAAATTTGCTCGTCCTACCCCTGTCCGTCCACTTCCAGAAGAGGCAACCCCTGTTGTCAGCCTCAAGGGGCTTACCAAGCGGTTCGGTACAGTGGTTGCGAATGACGCCATCACATTGGATATCTACCCCGGACGTATCAAGGCGTTGCTCGGTGAGAATGGGGCAGGCAAATCGACCATGATGAGTATGCTTGCTGGTCGTTACAAACCGGATGAAGGCCATATTGAAGTTAACGGCCAGCCTGTTCGGTTCACCTCTTCAAAGGATGCCATAGCCGCGGGTATAGGCATGGTTTACCAGCATTTCATGTTGGTAGACTCCATGACGGTGGCGCAGAACGTACTACTTGGGCAGGAGGGAGGTTTTTTCATCAATCCAAAGGAGATGGAGAAACGTGTCGGAGAATTGGCGACTAGATATTCTCTTGATATCGATCCGGGTGCCTATATCTCTGATCTTTCCATGGGTGAGCGGCAGTTGGTTGAGATTCTCAAGCTTCTGTATCGTGAAAGTCGTATCCTCATTTTCGATGAACCCACGGCCGTGCTCACGCCCGATGAAACGGCCCGCTTGTTTGATGCCCTGTGGAATATGACCGAACAGGGCAAATCCATTATTTTTATCAGTCACAAGCTGGAAGAGGTCATTGCCCTGGCAGATGAGATTGCCATCTTGCGACGTGGCCGTATTGAGGGCGAACTCGATCCGACTACCATTGAATCCAAGGCTGATCTGGCGTCACGCATGGTAGGCAAGGAAGTGCTGCTTGAGGTGGACCGTCAGCCTGCCGAGATAGGTGAATTGGTTCTTGAGGTGAAAAGTCTGACCGGGTTGGGGCTTGTCGATATTGATCTGGAGGTCAGGAAGGGCGAGGTCGTCGCTCTTGTCGGTGTGGCCGGCAATGGGCAGAAGAACCTTGTCGAGGCCGTGACCGGGCTTATCAAGCCACCGCTGGATACCGTGTTTATCATGGGGCAGCCATGGCGGAAATTTTTTGACGAGTCCACATGGAACCGCTCCATGTGTTATATCCCGGAAGATCGTCTGGGACTGGCCACCTTGCCGAATCAGAACCTGGTGGACAACCTGTTGCTGACAACCAGAAAGGGTTTTGCCAAGGGGTGGCTGCTGGATAAGAAGCGGGCTGCCAGGGACACAGTTGATCTTATCGAGAAGTTTGATATTCGTCCGGGGCGTATCCATGCGCTTGCATGGCAGCTTTCCGGCGGGAACCTGCAAAAAGCCGTTCTCGCTCGTGAGTTGTACCGTGAACCCAAGTTCATCGTGGCTGAGCAGCCCACACAAGGGCTTGATGTCTCTGCCACGGAAGAAGTATGGACCCGTCTGCTTGAAGCGCGAGGGCTTGCTGGTGTTTTGCTGGTGACAGGCGATCTGAATGAAGCCTTGCAGTTGGCGGACCGCATAGCCGTTATATATCGGGGACAGATACTTGGAGTGCTTGATACTGCGGATCCGGAGACAATTGGCAAGATCGGCCCGCTCATGGCAGGCCTTGTGGAATAG